A single genomic interval of Oncorhynchus mykiss isolate Arlee chromosome 13, USDA_OmykA_1.1, whole genome shotgun sequence harbors:
- the LOC110486158 gene encoding TANK-binding kinase 1-binding protein 1 isoform X2 — protein sequence MESLFGGELGLLGGGEGLRDDGCGLGSGVNWSSSPIQDDMYPSHFALAAAYHDIKTRLASLERENSSIKRKLKNYEVKFPMISEFEEERTLQCCSCEPKETSLLQSETTNLQQRVNSLTQELQKSKEREERLEDVIQAYEKIHMEKSNVQRDLDKMTTLAEQHMERICGLESALTQREGSLQKLSAQLHSKNIHYLQLHTSLDVPRERNGRGPTLQSSRSLDAVSDLKLQRLEAELEGARQQAQGACQREKAMKEELQRLQAEIRQLQQNVQRQEVTTPCEHCDMEWIKKAGDEQVNLALAYTELTEELVRVRGLAVKQTEILRKASHEQMVLRHSPAPQRRSPASQRPSPDRLHPSPPLSPSSPPSGPASYSPTGLSYSPTGPASYSCRPTSQRLRARFQGRRSYSEVADSSAHQRPPPRLLRDPISTLPKPKNMGESGAYSRPPRISLVGLPRPASARGAVGAGGGGGGGGTSLSSSPHHHALELGFPLAAEGRHFCHLKDPPAPTPQVTPPQSSDDEEWRCPSPVSSPPRTLGAMGVSSREPPPCPSFLALKDPATLACHLPGYLNADHAQSWPSINLWMETEENDARSCPLCQLTFPTGYPDDALIKHIDTHLENSKI from the exons ATGGAGTCTCTCTTCGGGGGCGAGCTGGGCCTCCTGGGCGGGGGCGAGGGGCTGAGGGATGACGGCTGCGGCTTGGGGTCGGGGGTCAACTGGTCGTCCTCACCCATCCAAGACGACATGTACCCCTCCCACTTCGCCCTGGCCGCCGCCTACCATGACATCAAGACGCGATTGGCCAGCCTGGAGCGAGAGAACAGCAGCATCAAGAGGAAGCTGAAGAACTATGAGGTCAAG ttCCCTATGATCAGTGAGTTTGAGGAGGAGAGGACCCTACAGTGCTGCTCCTGTGAACCCAAGGAGACCAGCCTACTGCAGTCAGAGACCACCAACCTGCAACAGAGAGTCAACTCCCTCACACAGGAG CTCCAGAAGAGTAAAGAGcgagaggagaggctggaggaTGTGATTCAGGCCTATGAGAAGATCCACATGGAGAAGAGTAACGTTCAGAGAGACCTGGACAAGATG ACAACACTAGCAGAGCAGCATATGGAGCGTATCTGTGGTCTGGAGTCAGCTCTGACGCAGAGGGAGGGGTCCCTGCAGAAACTCAGTGCTCAGCTGCACAGCAAGAACATTCATTACCTACAGCTACACACCAGTCTGGACGTGCCTcgcg AGCGGAACGGGCGGGGTCCAACCCTGCAGAGCTCTCGTAGTCTGGACGCCGTGTCCGACCTGAAGCTGCAGCGGTTGGAGGCGGAGCTAGAAGGAGCGCGGCAGCAGGCCCAGGGtgcgtgtcagagagagaaggcgATGAAGGAGGAGCTACAGAGACTGCAGGCAGAGATCAGACAGCTGCAGCAGAATGTACAGAGACAG GAGGTGACCACACCCTGTGAGCACTGTGACATGGAATGGATAAAGAAGGCAGGAGATGAACA GGTGAACCTGGCATTGGCCTACACTGagctgacagaggagctggtgcgTGTGCGAGGTCTGGCTGTCAAACAGACGGAGATCCTCAGGAAGGCATCCCACGAGCAGATGG tcctgaGACACTCCCCAGCCCCCCAGCGTCGCTCCCCGGCCTCCCAACGCCCCTCCCCAGACcgcctccacccctctcctcccctctcaccttCCTCACCCCCTTCTGGCCCCGCATCCTACTCCCCAACTGGCCTCTCTTACTCCCCCACCGGCCCAGCCTCCTACTCCTGCCGGCCAACCAGCCAACGGCTACGTGCCCGCTTCCAAGGGCGCCGCAGCTACTCGGAGGTGGCCGACTCGTCTGCCCACCAGAGGCCCCCCCCCAGGCTGCTCCGTGACCCAATCTCCACCCTGCCCAAGCCCAAGAACATGGGGGAGTCTGGGGCTTATTCCCGCCCGCCCAGGATTTCCCTGGTGGGGCTTCCCCGGCCGGCCTCGGCCCGTGGAGCTGTAGGTgctggtggagggggaggaggtggtggcaCCAGCCTGAGCAGTAGCCCCCACCACCATGCCCTGGAGCTGGGCTTCCCTCTAGCTGCAGAG GGGCGTCACTTCTGTCATCTGAAGGATCCCCCGGCCCCCACCCCACAGGTCACCCCACCCCAGTCGTCTGACGATGAGGAGTGGAGGTGCCCATCCCCGGTCTCCAGTCCTCCCAGGACACTGGGGGCCATGGGGGTAAGCTCACGGGAACCCCCTCCCTGCCCTTCCTTCTTGGCCCTAAAGGACCCGGCTACCCTCGCCTGCCACCTGCCAGGGTACCTGAACGCAGACCATGCCCAGTCCTGGCCCTCCATCAAT TTGTGGATGGAGACGGAGGAGAACGACGCCCGGAGCTGCCCTCTGTGTCAGCTGACCTTCCCCACTGGTTACCCCGACGACGCCCTCATCAAACACATCGACACGCACCTGGAGAACAGCAAGATCTAA
- the LOC110486158 gene encoding TANK-binding kinase 1-binding protein 1 isoform X1 yields MESLFGGELGLLGGGEGLRDDGCGLGSGVNWSSSPIQDDMYPSHFALAAAYHDIKTRLASLERENSSIKRKLKNYEVKFPMISEFEEERTLQCCSCEPKETSLLQSETTNLQQRVNSLTQELQKSKEREERLEDVIQAYEKIHMEKSNVQRDLDKMSRVCALRQTTLAEQHMERICGLESALTQREGSLQKLSAQLHSKNIHYLQLHTSLDVPRERNGRGPTLQSSRSLDAVSDLKLQRLEAELEGARQQAQGACQREKAMKEELQRLQAEIRQLQQNVQRQEVTTPCEHCDMEWIKKAGDEQVNLALAYTELTEELVRVRGLAVKQTEILRKASHEQMVLRHSPAPQRRSPASQRPSPDRLHPSPPLSPSSPPSGPASYSPTGLSYSPTGPASYSCRPTSQRLRARFQGRRSYSEVADSSAHQRPPPRLLRDPISTLPKPKNMGESGAYSRPPRISLVGLPRPASARGAVGAGGGGGGGGTSLSSSPHHHALELGFPLAAEGRHFCHLKDPPAPTPQVTPPQSSDDEEWRCPSPVSSPPRTLGAMGVSSREPPPCPSFLALKDPATLACHLPGYLNADHAQSWPSINLWMETEENDARSCPLCQLTFPTGYPDDALIKHIDTHLENSKI; encoded by the exons ATGGAGTCTCTCTTCGGGGGCGAGCTGGGCCTCCTGGGCGGGGGCGAGGGGCTGAGGGATGACGGCTGCGGCTTGGGGTCGGGGGTCAACTGGTCGTCCTCACCCATCCAAGACGACATGTACCCCTCCCACTTCGCCCTGGCCGCCGCCTACCATGACATCAAGACGCGATTGGCCAGCCTGGAGCGAGAGAACAGCAGCATCAAGAGGAAGCTGAAGAACTATGAGGTCAAG ttCCCTATGATCAGTGAGTTTGAGGAGGAGAGGACCCTACAGTGCTGCTCCTGTGAACCCAAGGAGACCAGCCTACTGCAGTCAGAGACCACCAACCTGCAACAGAGAGTCAACTCCCTCACACAGGAG CTCCAGAAGAGTAAAGAGcgagaggagaggctggaggaTGTGATTCAGGCCTATGAGAAGATCCACATGGAGAAGAGTAACGTTCAGAGAGACCTGGACAAGATG tcacgTGTGTGTGCTCTCCGTCAGACAACACTAGCAGAGCAGCATATGGAGCGTATCTGTGGTCTGGAGTCAGCTCTGACGCAGAGGGAGGGGTCCCTGCAGAAACTCAGTGCTCAGCTGCACAGCAAGAACATTCATTACCTACAGCTACACACCAGTCTGGACGTGCCTcgcg AGCGGAACGGGCGGGGTCCAACCCTGCAGAGCTCTCGTAGTCTGGACGCCGTGTCCGACCTGAAGCTGCAGCGGTTGGAGGCGGAGCTAGAAGGAGCGCGGCAGCAGGCCCAGGGtgcgtgtcagagagagaaggcgATGAAGGAGGAGCTACAGAGACTGCAGGCAGAGATCAGACAGCTGCAGCAGAATGTACAGAGACAG GAGGTGACCACACCCTGTGAGCACTGTGACATGGAATGGATAAAGAAGGCAGGAGATGAACA GGTGAACCTGGCATTGGCCTACACTGagctgacagaggagctggtgcgTGTGCGAGGTCTGGCTGTCAAACAGACGGAGATCCTCAGGAAGGCATCCCACGAGCAGATGG tcctgaGACACTCCCCAGCCCCCCAGCGTCGCTCCCCGGCCTCCCAACGCCCCTCCCCAGACcgcctccacccctctcctcccctctcaccttCCTCACCCCCTTCTGGCCCCGCATCCTACTCCCCAACTGGCCTCTCTTACTCCCCCACCGGCCCAGCCTCCTACTCCTGCCGGCCAACCAGCCAACGGCTACGTGCCCGCTTCCAAGGGCGCCGCAGCTACTCGGAGGTGGCCGACTCGTCTGCCCACCAGAGGCCCCCCCCCAGGCTGCTCCGTGACCCAATCTCCACCCTGCCCAAGCCCAAGAACATGGGGGAGTCTGGGGCTTATTCCCGCCCGCCCAGGATTTCCCTGGTGGGGCTTCCCCGGCCGGCCTCGGCCCGTGGAGCTGTAGGTgctggtggagggggaggaggtggtggcaCCAGCCTGAGCAGTAGCCCCCACCACCATGCCCTGGAGCTGGGCTTCCCTCTAGCTGCAGAG GGGCGTCACTTCTGTCATCTGAAGGATCCCCCGGCCCCCACCCCACAGGTCACCCCACCCCAGTCGTCTGACGATGAGGAGTGGAGGTGCCCATCCCCGGTCTCCAGTCCTCCCAGGACACTGGGGGCCATGGGGGTAAGCTCACGGGAACCCCCTCCCTGCCCTTCCTTCTTGGCCCTAAAGGACCCGGCTACCCTCGCCTGCCACCTGCCAGGGTACCTGAACGCAGACCATGCCCAGTCCTGGCCCTCCATCAAT TTGTGGATGGAGACGGAGGAGAACGACGCCCGGAGCTGCCCTCTGTGTCAGCTGACCTTCCCCACTGGTTACCCCGACGACGCCCTCATCAAACACATCGACACGCACCTGGAGAACAGCAAGATCTAA